The Pseudomonas entomophila genome segment TTTCCGCGTGGGCTGATCGGCAGCAGGGTTGCACAATATGTGCTGGCGAGTAGATTTGGCAGGTATGCGGCAATAAAGGTGTGAGTTGAATGTCACATCTGTGCAATACGCTTCTGGTGGGCTTTGAGCCGTTGATCGTGGAGGGGGAACTAAGCGGTCATGATGTTCTCTAACGTCGCTTGACGCCTGGCTATGGAGTTCAAGCCTGAGATCGTAGCAAGCCAGCTATGCTCAAGGTTGGTGTGGAAGTAGTTTGGATGGAGCCAGTTGAGTGTGAGCAAACAGACTGACCCAAGGAAAAATAGAATAAATGCGCAATGAACCTGAGCGCCTGAGTGGTGATGAGATCGACCTTTATGAAATTTTCGAAAGGTTGTGGAAGCAGAAGTTACTAATTGTTGCGACAACGGTGGTTTTCGCGGGGGCGGCGTTGGCCTATGCGTTGTTGGCGACACCGATTTACGAGGCCAAGATAATCGTGCAGCCGCCAACCCAGAATGACATTGCCCAGCTAAATTATGGGCGAGGCGGAAGTTCTGGCTTGAGCATGCTTTCGGTCAAGGATGTGTACGATGTTTATCTGCGCAACTTGCAGTCAGAGTCATTGCGTCGGGAGTTTTTCCAGACGGTGTTTCTGCCTGACCTGCCAGAGGTTGAGCGCCGTGGTTCGCAGGATGACCTGTATGGCCGTTTTCAGTCTTCGCTGACTTTGGGTCTGGTTTCCAAGGACAGCCCGGGGCGCTACTACGTCAAGGTGGACTTACCGGACCCTCGGCGTGCTGCTGATTGGGTCGTCAAGTATGTCGAATTGGCTGGGCGGCGCGGTAAGGACGAGGTCGTGCAGGACATAAGGTCTGACGCCATGGTAAAGGCGAACAATCTCGAGCAGGAAATTACAGCGGCTCGCGAAAGTGCGCGCAAGCAACGTGAAGACCAGATCATCCAGTTGACGGAGGCGTTGCGGGTTGCGCAGTCGATTGGTCTGGAGAGGCCGCCAATCATCTCGAATAGCTTGTCCGGGGAGGTGTCGGCGGGCATGGATGGTTCGCTGATGTATATGCGTGGGACCAGGGCGCTTGAGGCTGAAATAGAAAACTTGCGCAAACGTACTTCGGATGACCCCTTCGTACGTAATTTGCGTCAGCGTCAAGAGGCTGTGGCGTTTTATCGAAATTTGCAGGTTAATGTTGGAAGTGTGCAGACCTATCGGCAAGATGGGGCTATCGAGTCCCCGGACAGACCTGTAAAACCCAGGAAGTTGGTTATTCTTTCCATGGGGGTGGTTGTTGGTGCTGCGCTTGGGGTGTTGCTTGCGCTCCTTCGTGGTTTTGCGCCGGGGGTTGGCCGGGGGCGGCGGTACTGAGTTTTCGAATCGGGCCCTGT includes the following:
- a CDS encoding LPS O-antigen chain length determinant protein WzzB, with the translated sequence MRNEPERLSGDEIDLYEIFERLWKQKLLIVATTVVFAGAALAYALLATPIYEAKIIVQPPTQNDIAQLNYGRGGSSGLSMLSVKDVYDVYLRNLQSESLRREFFQTVFLPDLPEVERRGSQDDLYGRFQSSLTLGLVSKDSPGRYYVKVDLPDPRRAADWVVKYVELAGRRGKDEVVQDIRSDAMVKANNLEQEITAARESARKQREDQIIQLTEALRVAQSIGLERPPIISNSLSGEVSAGMDGSLMYMRGTRALEAEIENLRKRTSDDPFVRNLRQRQEAVAFYRNLQVNVGSVQTYRQDGAIESPDRPVKPRKLVILSMGVVVGAALGVLLALLRGFAPGVGRGRRY